From the genome of Alosa alosa isolate M-15738 ecotype Scorff River chromosome 18, AALO_Geno_1.1, whole genome shotgun sequence, one region includes:
- the zbtb18 gene encoding LOW QUALITY PROTEIN: zinc finger and BTB domain-containing protein 18 (The sequence of the model RefSeq protein was modified relative to this genomic sequence to represent the inferred CDS: deleted 1 base in 1 codon; substituted 1 base at 1 genomic stop codon), with protein MYTAGYEDSMEFPDHSRHLLQCLREQRHQGFLCDSTVLVGESQFRAHRAVLASCSMYFHLFYKDQLDKRDVVHLNSDIVTPPAFAQLLEFMYEGKLHFKTLPVEDVLAAASYLHMYDIVKVCKKRLKQKKATAEADSTKAATLAAPGPAARQGRKLRDGSTGRPATADLLLASDDDEADVKRDLAAAAGMWMRLTSSERTATPAVASSPGEGEGVGATSGRKRPADSRKSPAGSPSSSTGSLSRRSVASRRVSSDADCVLDLSVKSGLGGGPGEVVPSLPFLLGVGGGGGGTPDSLVQGGLVQVKLEKDTGSDDEDMVTNDYDMENGSRSGRPRPPSLLLPGGNGNPNHGTVGAVLSAAQRRFGLEAHLSALREAALPLTWTRGEARQRRGHAGGEAKSLGTGRQPPSPGNSGGALLPYVSNMLGGPHPQIFMCPLCNKVFPSPHILQIHLSTHFREQEGVRAKPAGDVNVPTCSICGKTFSCMYTLKRHERTHSGEKPYTCTTCGKSFQYRITXASHAWCTAAKPCACKWCERRFTQSGDLYRHIRKFHCELVNSLSVKSEALNLPAVRDWALEDSSQELWK; from the exons ATGTATACTGCAg gttatGAAGACAGCATGGAGTTCCCTGACCACAGCAGGCATCTCCTCCAGTGTCTGAGGGAGCAGCGACACCAGGGCTTCCTGTGCGACTCCACGGTGCTCGTGGGCGAGTCGCAGTTCCGGGCCCACCGAGCCGTGCTGGCGTCCTGCAGCATGTACTTCCACCTCTTCTACAAGGACCAGCTGGACAAGCGAGACGTGGTGCACCTGAACAGCGACATCGTGACCCCGCCGGCCTTTGCCCAGCTGCTGGAGTTCATGTACGAGGGCAAGCTGCACTTCAAGACGCTGCCCGTGGAGGACGTGCTGGCCGCCGCCAGCTACCTGCACATGTACGACATCGTCAAGGTGTGCAAGAAGCGGCTGAAGCAGAAGAAGGCCACAGCCGAGGCGGACAGCACCAAAGCGGCGACGCTGGCGGCGCCCGGTCCAGCTGCTCGACAAGGGCGAAAACTTCGGGATGGCAGCACGGGCCGGCCGGCGACGGCCGACCTGCTGCTGGCCAGCGACGACGACGAGGCGGACGTGAAGCGCGAC CTGGCGGCAGCGGCGGGCATGTGGATGCGGCTGACCTCGTCGGAGCGCACGGCCACGCCAGCGGTCGCCAGCAGCCCCGGGGAGGGCGAGGGAGTGGGAGCCACATCGGGGAGGAAGCGGCCGGCCGACAGCAGAAAGTCGCCGGCCGGGAGCCCCAGCAGCTCCACGGGCTCGCTGTCGCGGCGGTCAGTCGCCTCGCGGAGGGTCTCGTCGGACGCCGACTGCGTGCTGGACCTGTCGGTCAAGTCGGGGCTGGGCGGAGGCCCCGGGGAGGTAGTGCCCAGCCTGCCGTTCCTGTTGGGTGTCGGCGGCGGGGGAGGAGGGACGCCGGACAGTCTGGTGCAGGGCGGACTCGTGCAGGTGAAGCTCGAGAAGGACACGGGCTCGGACGATGAGGACATGGTGACCAACGACTACGACATGGAGAACGGGTCAAGGAGCGGACGTCCTCGGCCGCCCTCTCTCCTCCTACCGGGCGGCAACGGCAACCCCAACCACGGCACGGTAGGGGCGGTGCTCTCCGCGGCCCAGCGGCGCTTCGGACTCGAGGCGCACCTGTCGGCGTTGCGCGAGGCCGCACTCCCGCTGACCTGGACCCGCGGCGAAGCCCGGCAGCGGCGAGGACATGCCGGGGGCGAGGCGAAGAGCCTGGGCACCGGACGCCAGCCTCCGAGCCCGGGCAATAGCGGCGGCGCCCTCCTCCCGTACGTGTCCAACATGCTGGGCGGCCCACACCCCCAGATCTTCATGTGCCCGCTCTGCAACAAGGTGTTCCCCAGCCCGCACATCCTGCAGATCCACCTGAGCACGCACTTCCGCGAGCAGGAGGGCGTCCGCGCCAAGCCAGCCGGCGACGTCAACGTGCCCACCTGCTCCATCTGCGGCAAGACCTTCTCGTGCATGTACACGCTCAAGCGGCACGAGCGCACGCACTCCGGCGAGAAGCCCTACACCTGCACCACCTGCGGCAAGAGCTTCCAGTACCGCATAACCTGAGCCAGCCACGCCTGGTGCACAGCGGCGAAGCCCTGCGCCTGCAAGTGGTGCGAGCGCCGCTTCACGCAGTCCGGGGACCTCTACCGGCACATCCGCAAGTTCCACTGCGAACTAGTCAACTCGCTCTCGGTCAAGAGCGAGGCGCTCAATCTGCCTGCCGTCAGGGACTGGGCCCTGGAGGACAGCTCACAGGAACTTTGGAAATGA